In Caulobacter segnis ATCC 21756, the sequence AACCTGCTGCTGTACGACCATTTTCAAAAGGCCGGGGAAGCCGCCCAGGCCGACACGCCAGTCAAACGACGGGGTCACCGCGTCGATCGCCGCCAAGGCGGGATCGGCGTCGGCCAGGGCCTTTCGGGCTTCCAGAAGAGCGTCAGCGGTCGGCGGAACGAACATCGTCCGCAGGTGGCGTCGCGCCGCGGGAAAGGCAATCCGAAACTTGCGGTCTAGGCGATCGCGGTGATCTCGATCTCGCCGCCGGGCGCGGGCGCGGTCTCGCCCACGGCCTTGCCGAGAAGCGCTCTGGCGATCGGGGCGATATAGGAGACCGAGCCCTTGGCCGGATCGGCTTCGTCCTCGCCCACGATGCGGAAGGTCTGCACACGCCCGTCCTCGCGCTCGAAGGTCACGCGGTCGCCGAACTGCGCGACGGTCTTGGCCGGGTCGCGCTCCATCAGCTGGGCTGTGGCGCGACGCGCCGACCAATAGCGCAGGTCACGCGTGGCCCGCGCCATGGCGGTGCGATCACCGTCGGCCGCGCCTCCGGCGCTCTGGGCGGCGGCGTAGGCCGCGCGCGCCGAGGCGAGCTCGGCCTCGATGTGGGCCAACCCTTCAGCCGTCACGAGGTTGGGATGGGAAGAGATCGGGCGATCCGGGAGATCGGCCGCGAAGGCCTCGC encodes:
- the greA gene encoding transcription elongation factor GreA, with the protein product MSVAFTKEGDSEAFAADLPDRPISSHPNLVTAEGLAHIEAELASARAAYAAAQSAGGAADGDRTAMARATRDLRYWSARRATAQLMERDPAKTVAQFGDRVTFEREDGRVQTFRIVGEDEADPAKGSVSYIAPIARALLGKAVGETAPAPGGEIEITAIA